The following proteins are co-located in the Leptodactylus fuscus isolate aLepFus1 chromosome 8, aLepFus1.hap2, whole genome shotgun sequence genome:
- the LOC142216784 gene encoding gamma-crystallin-3-like: protein MGKIIFYEDRNFQGRSYECSADCSELNSYFSRCNSIRVENGSWMLYEHPNYRGNQYFLKRGEYPDFSQWTSRNDSIRSCRIIPQHRGTFRIRIYEKEDFNGALLEFTEDCPHVHEEFRYPDIYSCNVLEGHWIFYDEPNYRGRQYYLRPGEYRRYSDWGATNSRVGSFRRVQELF from the exons ATGGGAAAG ATCATCTTCTATGAGGACAGGAACTTCCAGGGTCGCTCCTATGAGTGCAGTGCTGACTGTTCTGAACTTAATTCTTACTTCAGTCGCTGCAACTCCATTCGTGTAGAGAATGGAAGCTGGATGCTGTATGAGCACCCCAACTACAGGGGTAATCAGTATTTCCTGAAAAGAGGAGAGTACCCTGACTTTTCTCAATGGACAAGTCGCAATGACTCTATTAGGTCTTGTCGCATAATCCCACAA CACCGTGGTACATTCAGAATTAGAATTTATGAGAAAGAAGACTTCAATGGTGCATTATTGGAGTTTACTGAAGATTGTCCACATGTACATGAAGAATTTAGATATCCTGATATATATTCCTGCAATGTTCTAGAAGGTCATTGGATCTTTTATGATGAACCAAACTACAGAGGACGTCAGTATTATCTGAGACCTGGAGAGTACAGGAGATACAGCGACTGGGGAGCAACTAACTCTAGGGTTGGATCCTTTAGGCGTGTTCAAGAATTATTTTGA